A window from Salvia miltiorrhiza cultivar Shanhuang (shh) chromosome 2, IMPLAD_Smil_shh, whole genome shotgun sequence encodes these proteins:
- the LOC131012495 gene encoding uncharacterized protein LOC131012495 — MYGLNRLKSANLSPARFAAAAAAPYAKRLLRSSRHSLAATPGIDNFASIGEAGKISDRRNNYERKMLPPALSRIVATLTCESSADGGFCDVYLVGADKHAESRREVQAVIQSLKPQVVFLGLCASRDYVLTCQKVEVPTIREMVDMLKKKQNPFWRLYKWYLVRNDSQCEASDVYREAYEEALEYGGKVVLGDRPREISFQRYWAKTSLWELYAFHFINLTVRLPEELFDKAKDDGEIDNLIIQTMNKKYPVITETFFHESDRYMSTKLLEVARKHNIVVAVVGKYPIRNPEALERTYRDEATS, encoded by the exons ATGTACGGATTGAACCGTCTCAAATCGGCAAACCTCTCACCCGCTCgcttcgccgccgccgccgccgccccctaTGCGAAACGGTTGCTCAGATCCTCTCGCCATTCTCTCGCAGCGACACCAGGAATTGATAATTTTGCTAGCATCGGCGAGGCGGGTAAGATTAGTGACCGTCGCAACAACTATGAGAGGAAAATGCTGCCGCCGGCGCTCTCGAGGATTGTGGCGACGCTCACGTGCGAGTCATCTGCGGACGGCGGCTTCTGCGACGTTTACTTAGTCGGAGCCGACAAACACGCG GAATCGCGGCGAGAAGTTCAGGCTGTGATACAATCCTTGAAGCCACAG GTTGTTTTCTTGGGGTTGTGCGCTAGTCGCGATTATGTCCTTACGTGTCAAAAAGTCGAG GTGCCAACCATCAGAGAAATGGTGGATATgttgaagaaaaaacaaaatccCTTTTGGAGACTCTACAAGTGGTACCTTGTTAGG aATGATAGTCAATGTGAGGCCAGTGATGTTTATCGCGAGGCATATGAGGAGGCACTGGAATATGGTGGCAAGGTCGTACTTGGTGATCGACCTCGTGAA aTTTCATTTCAGAGATATTGGGCGAAGACATCTCTTTGGGAATTGTACGCCtttcattttataaatttaactGTTCGACTCCCAGAAGAGCTCTTTGACAAG GCAAAGGATGATGGTGAAATTGACAATTTAATAATCCAAACGATGAACAAGAAATATCCTGTTATAACGGAAACCTTTTTCCATGAGAGTGACCG atatatgtcgACCAAGTTACTAGAAGTTGCACGCAAGCATAACATAGTGGTTGCTGTTGTGGGAAAGTACCCTATCAGGAATCCAGAAGCACTGGAAAGAACCTATCGAG ATGAAGCAACTTCTTAA